A stretch of the Oenococcus sp. UCMA 16435 genome encodes the following:
- a CDS encoding TIR domain-containing protein yields MTNKSKKVFISYSHTQQELATTLSKNLQHDGILVVFDGWSLPAGGDLFRFMEQSLKDPSIDYIIVLCDQDYQKKADVKDGSGVSTESTIMTPEVYGSITNSRIIPLAIDFDSENKAIVPTFLATKKYINFNGKRRTYNESLEELERRIYGEPVLKRPPLGLEPNFTAAEPQDDGIRKIQNISFQIENTLMGNPLIAQDQFKTDYLPTVKTFFADWDKHCTGKETIAEQVETAIPILKSLQKTFHLVYNDTAFDNLDDVLSFLNSILQHTSYIGSVKEYRLSFGFIRYAVFMIIGGDLIINAKYKLANVLMKHVFTNQSNQRSNFEPFYPMDLIQDKGHSFPLKNGKISTDAGPDFILDFFDKNLDQRTKQGIKQFDLLLYYVSQIEKGRKDLIHHWWYSITWVLWTNEDRDFPLLNNLSSAGKDAWSIFDSDNFEETEKKLKTVKTIPTQWDYTEDFPMPSRFL; encoded by the coding sequence ATGACAAACAAATCAAAAAAAGTTTTTATCTCATACTCGCACACACAACAGGAACTAGCGACGACATTATCTAAGAACCTTCAACACGATGGGATTTTAGTTGTCTTCGACGGATGGAGTCTTCCTGCAGGAGGTGATCTTTTTCGCTTTATGGAACAGAGCTTAAAAGACCCGAGCATTGACTACATCATCGTCTTGTGCGATCAGGATTATCAAAAGAAAGCTGATGTGAAAGACGGCAGCGGTGTCAGCACAGAATCGACGATTATGACACCAGAAGTGTATGGATCGATTACTAATTCCCGAATCATACCTTTGGCCATCGATTTTGATTCCGAAAACAAAGCGATCGTGCCGACCTTTTTGGCAACGAAAAAATATATTAATTTCAATGGCAAGAGGCGGACTTATAACGAGTCTTTAGAGGAATTGGAACGGCGGATTTATGGGGAACCTGTTTTAAAGCGACCGCCACTTGGACTTGAACCGAATTTCACGGCTGCAGAGCCGCAAGATGATGGCATTCGCAAAATCCAAAATATTTCTTTTCAAATCGAAAATACGCTCATGGGCAATCCTTTGATAGCTCAAGACCAATTCAAAACAGACTATCTCCCGACAGTCAAAACTTTCTTCGCTGATTGGGATAAACATTGTACTGGTAAAGAGACTATTGCAGAACAAGTTGAGACGGCTATACCGATTTTAAAGTCCCTGCAAAAGACTTTTCATCTTGTATACAACGACACTGCTTTTGATAATTTGGACGATGTGCTGTCGTTTTTGAATTCTATACTCCAGCACACTAGTTATATTGGTAGTGTCAAGGAATACAGATTAAGCTTTGGTTTTATCCGCTATGCGGTTTTCATGATTATTGGCGGCGACTTAATTATTAATGCCAAGTACAAATTAGCCAATGTGCTGATGAAACATGTTTTCACTAATCAATCTAATCAGCGCAGTAATTTTGAACCCTTTTATCCTATGGACCTGATTCAAGATAAGGGCCACAGTTTTCCCTTGAAAAATGGCAAAATCAGCACAGATGCCGGTCCTGATTTTATTCTTGATTTTTTTGATAAGAACTTAGATCAGCGAACAAAGCAAGGCATTAAACAGTTTGATCTGCTTTTATATTATGTATCACAGATCGAAAAGGGAAGAAAAGACTTAATTCATCATTGGTGGTATTCAATTACTTGGGTTCTGTGGACAAATGAGGATCGGGATTTTCCTTTGCTGAATAATTTGTCTTCGGCGGGCAAAGATGCTTGGTCGATTTTTGATTCGGATAATTTTGAAGAAACTGAAAAAAAGCTGAAAACTGTGAAGACCATCCCCACTCAGTGGGACTATACTGAGGATTTTCCAATGCCTAGTCGTTTCTTATGA
- a CDS encoding DUF3892 domain-containing protein — MSKWADYLIYAVHYADEPYRKHIAEVRTHKDLDDKIGRETYPFSKDDVIRYIESTDHRRTFCTIYKDNNGQWDQGKRVIVETVGSEKYIKTERNGIRADNLGELQTY; from the coding sequence ATGTCGAAGTGGGCAGATTATTTAATTTATGCAGTGCATTATGCAGATGAACCATATCGGAAACATATTGCTGAAGTCAGAACACATAAGGATTTAGACGATAAGATTGGGAGAGAAACGTATCCTTTTTCAAAGGATGATGTTATCCGTTATATCGAAAGCACTGATCACAGAAGAACTTTTTGCACAATTTATAAAGATAACAATGGCCAATGGGACCAAGGTAAGCGAGTGATAGTAGAAACAGTTGGCTCGGAAAAATATATTAAAACTGAACGCAACGGCATCAGAGCTGACAATCTTGGGGAGTTGCAGACTTACTAA